The sequence below is a genomic window from Setaria italica strain Yugu1 chromosome IV, Setaria_italica_v2.0, whole genome shotgun sequence.
CAATCAAACACGATCTCATCTCATACTGGACTAACAACAAAGACAACCAAACATAGCTGGGTGCACGGTTTCAGCCTGCCTCCCGTGAACCTGGACCAGTCCTCCATCCCGGCTCCTCGTGCTCGGAGCAACCAATCACACCTTATATATTATAATACCGTAAGAAATCTCTCGCACAATTTCGAGCGATGGTTGAATCATTTTCGAACGTGTAAATTTAAATACCTCCGATCATTTCTCATCGAATGgctatatgacgtttaggataATATAAGTAGTTAAAACATGATCTAAATAATTTGTTCTAAATGTTATATATTCAAAGGCAGAGCAGAAAGTGCAGCTACGGAGAAAACGACTAAACTGCAGGCATCAGTGTGCTTGTTTTTAGCGCATTTTTAGACCAGAGCATGCCTCATATTCGTGAAAAAATGGACGGTCCCTAACTCCCTATGAAGGTGACATATCATCATTATTTTGTATGATTTGTATTGTATAAAGCATACTAGTCATGCAGAGGAAATAGGGTagtcctccgtttcaaattgtagattgttttggtttttttttcatagatagtattatgcatttagacatcCATTGTATCTAGGTGCGTAGCAAAAATTaagtatctagaaaagctaaaacgacataGAATTTTAAATTGAGGGAGTAGTAGTTCTCAAGAGCAACACACACTATTTGCCCTGCCGTTTCTGTAAAAGAGCAAGAAGAGAGCATGGAGGAAGAAGTGGGGAGGAGAGGGATCCCTTCTCTGCTGAAATTGCCGTCGTCGCCTCAACCGGAAGCTGCTTCTCTAAAGCAGGAGCACATCGCTTCTAACATTACCCAGGTGCAGCATTCTCTGCAGTCTCTCCATCCTGCTGGCTGGCATTTGTTTGGGTTTGTCCTGCATGTTTCCATGTTCTTTACTGGAAGGATTTGTTTCCATGCATGTATTAGTGAAGTGTTGGTTTGAACTAGCATATATCGATATACATATTCTAGATGAGGTGGTGCATCACGAGTCAATTCTCAAAATTAACATGTAGTACTAATTATTTACTTATGAGGAATGAGGTGTCAGTAGATCAACTCATTCCGTTCCGCAAACCAAGTAAAGGGTGAGGAGATGAAGATGAACTAACTCATTCCAAAAAATCAAACACCCTAATACACTATATATCAAATCCAGTTTCCTGCAGCTTGTAGGATGGACGCCACTTATAGAACTGAAGAGAATCGCTGAGAAGGATGGTATCAACGCTCGGATTGTTGGCAAGATGGAGTTCTACCAGCCGCTCTGCTCCATCAAGGACCGCGGCGCTCTGAGAATGATTGAAGATGCAGAGGAGAAAGGGCTGATCTCGCCTGGCTCCACCACGCTTGTCGAGCCAACGAGCGGTAACATGGGGATAGGCTTGGCGTACATTTCTTTGCTCAGAGGTTACAGGTTCGTTGCAGTCATGCCTGCCGGGGACTCACTGGACAAGCACATCCTGCTGAGGTACCTAGGAGCCGATGTGGTGTTAACTGGTAAGGATTGCAGCCACAGAGCTCATCATGTCATCTCGATTTTTGTTTACTTTTCGCATTCGCAAGACTGGCGTTATATGCTGAATTCTAATGTAAAATGCTGTGCTGTTTTCAGATCCTACGCTTGGTATTCAGGGACAACTTGACAAGCTGGAACAGCTCAAGAAAGAAGTACCCAATGTGCATTTCCTTGACCAGACAGCAAACGCAGCGAACCCTGAAGCACACTTTACATGGACTGGTACGTGGCACCTATTCTTACAAAGGTCACCAAATGTAAAAGAGTGATGATGAACTTACCTATAACCTACGAAAAAGTAGCGGTGGTTTACATTACATTAATCTTTTGATCCGGATCTGAAAAATGTTGTGTTGCATGACACATTTGCGCCCGTCCATTTGTACTTAATTAGGACCTGAGATTTGGAAGGATACAGCAGGCAAAGTAGACATCTTTGTGGCCGGTGCAGGCACAGGAGGTACTGTGTCTGGTGTCGGCAAATACTTGAAGATGAAGAACCCAGCTGTGAAGGTCATTTGTGTTGAGCCTGCTGAGAGTCCAGTTATTTCAGGTAAATCGGTAATCCTACAATCATGTAAAGTTGTAAACATAAAATACCTCACTGAATCATGAAATGCTACAAGAAAATTAGAATTAAAAATTGTAAACTTGTCACTTGCAAATAATTTACTACACTAGTGTTTGCTGATCTTGTTATAGGTGGCAAGCCTTCTCGGCATAAAATTCAGGGACTTGGCCCAGGATTTGTGCCCAAGAACTTGGACAGATCAGTCACTGATGAGATCATTACAGTAACGGCAGAAGATGCTATGGCGAACGCAAGGAGGTTGGCAAAAGAAGAGGGCCTGCTAGTTGGCATATCGTCTGGAGCAAATCTGGCAGCTTGCCTGAAGGTTTATGCTACCGCAAATTCTAGTTCTTTTGACTGGATCTAGCTCCATTTAATTTCTTTTCCATCTTTGCTTATCTTACCTTATTTTTTAAAATGTACTTCTAGGTGGCATCACGAGAAGAGAACAAAGGGAAGATGATTGTCACTGTGTTTCCTAGTGGTGGCGAGAGATACATGAACTCCGACCTCTTTGCAGCCGTGAGAGAGGAATGCATTGCCATGACCTTCTGATGTCGACGCTTGTTAGTGGTGATCTGGCATGGCTCagcatataaattgcatcaTTTGATCCGACAACTTGCGGAGGTGGATTGGATTCTAGTTTTGGAACTTCACAAACTGTTGAACAAGATTGCTCAGCATACGCATTCCATTGAGCGTTGCTGTGGTTGGACGTGCTTATTTGCTTTATAGTTTTGCATATTGACACACAACTTCCAGCAAAGAATTGTACCACGAATTATTAACTGAGAGGTACCAATTTTTTGGTACTTTCCAAGGATAATAAAGAATATGTGCAGGAGAGAAAGACTCATGTACGAGGTGCTATGAAAAGGGGCAAAGCAGATATAAACAGACGAGGCGCAGAAAATAACTTGGCACGAAACAGTCGAAGAACAGACTGAGCCCCCCGATCAATCATGTAAGAATATAACCAGAGCTTGACTATAGCAGGCAGCCAAGACAGCATCAGTACAGGTCTGCACTGCTGATATGTTTGCTTTCATCGCTTCAGAACTCAGACTTCTGATCTTACATGTTATACTTGATCATCTCAACGAACAAGAATGAAGGCGCCCGAAAAAGAATCGACAATCAACCCTGTGAAATACTCAAGAGCGTAGACACCCTTATAGGAAGTGCAAAAATAATTACACAATCATATAATACCATCCAATTGCATACAACTGAAACATAAGACGCTAACAGAGAAGTCCCAAACCATTAACCCTCCACCAAAGCAGCACAGAGTGCTCCAGACAACAGCCTAACCACCTAATAACATCACCCGCTCACAGAAACGACCGAAAAAGCTCCTTGGCAGTTCAATGGAAAATACTGCATCACCA
It includes:
- the LOC101754469 gene encoding cysteine synthase, chloroplastic/chromoplastic isoform X2 → MEFYQPLCSIKDRGALRMIEDAEEKGLISPGSTTLVEPTSGNMGIGLAYISLLRGYRFVAVMPAGDSLDKHILLRYLGADVVLTDPTLGIQGQLDKLEQLKKEVPNVHFLDQTANAANPEAHFTWTGPEIWKDTAGKVDIFVAGAGTGGTVSGVGKYLKMKNPAVKVICVEPAESPVISGGKPSRHKIQGLGPGFVPKNLDRSVTDEIITVTAEDAMANARRLAKEEGLLVGISSGANLAACLKVASREENKGKMIVTVFPSGGERYMNSDLFAAVREECIAMTF
- the LOC101754469 gene encoding cysteine synthase isoform X1, which gives rise to MEEEVGRRGIPSLLKLPSSPQPEAASLKQEHIASNITQLVGWTPLIELKRIAEKDGINARIVGKMEFYQPLCSIKDRGALRMIEDAEEKGLISPGSTTLVEPTSGNMGIGLAYISLLRGYRFVAVMPAGDSLDKHILLRYLGADVVLTDPTLGIQGQLDKLEQLKKEVPNVHFLDQTANAANPEAHFTWTGPEIWKDTAGKVDIFVAGAGTGGTVSGVGKYLKMKNPAVKVICVEPAESPVISGGKPSRHKIQGLGPGFVPKNLDRSVTDEIITVTAEDAMANARRLAKEEGLLVGISSGANLAACLKVASREENKGKMIVTVFPSGGERYMNSDLFAAVREECIAMTF